From the Equus caballus isolate H_3958 breed thoroughbred chromosome 9, TB-T2T, whole genome shotgun sequence genome, the window agctcaggggcaatcttcctcacacacacacaaaagagggaattctgcctgCAGTCCACCTTTGGACACAAACTGCAACATTGACTCTTCTCTGGGGCTCCTGCCTGCTGGCCCACCCTGCAGATattggacttgccagcccccacactCATGTGAGTCAGTCGCTTAAAagaaacctctctctctctctccacacacacaccctattggttctgtttctctggcgaaccctgactaatacactggTCCTACTTCCTAactctgctccctgccctgtACTCACTCCCCTCCGACCTACTCCAATGATGCTCACTGATTTTTTGTAATGTTTATTTGCTCACAACATTCACTGGATCCCTATTGTTTGCTGCCTGATAGACGTGTTGCCCAAACATCAGACATTTGTGTACCTTCATCATGATGTTTGACATGAGTTTTCAACGTTCCATCTTTACAATTatctattttatacttttctttatatCAATCCTTCTCAAGGATATTTGCATTTTGACAGGAATCCATGAATTTTAAGATAAAAGTTCTTGCAGTTATATTATGGGGCTCAATCAAAAGGCGAAGAACCATTTCGTAGCAGGGTTTTGAGGCTTTCCTAATTCTCTGAAACCACACAAGCTGGTCTTCTTGACTTGGAAGCTAAACTTCTAAGATGGAAAGTCTCATGCAAGGTTGAGAGGCATGACACAGATTATTAAACCCTTCTGGGGTTGTCAGTGCAGAGGGGGCTCCTTTATGCAATCTGCCTCTTCGACtgtgggtgggagtggggctggTGGATGTTTGTTGTGGCCCCattgctgggggggggggtggtggtgaggagtATGAGAGtgaggggaaagaggaaaaagggaaagagagagtcCAAGTTTTCATAACTCATTCCCCGATGTTTAAAAATATCCTATTTCACTATTTTCTAGAATTGGTTTCTGCAACATCTATTTTGAGGAAAATACTAGAAAGAACTGTGTAGTTCTTCTGCATCAATTATCCCCTTGGTCACTTTTAAATGACTTAGTAACTTTGTGGGGGAAATAAAGAAGTTGACTCATGGCAATGTGATGCCCTTGTCGCTTCCCGTTCCTTTTTCCCTGTTCTATATCAAGACTCAGAGCCCCCGGGGAAGGACGTTGTTGCACTTGAAGAAGAACCTGAGAGGAACCAGTAAGTAAACTTTCAgaataatctcattttttaaattgctttttttaaggaaaaaattaagtattAGTAAATTGGAATAAACCGTTGAGACCAGAGAATACTTTAAGCagtgcccccccccaccccaccccctgaaCAATTTACTATGTGcagaaatatcagaaagaaaGTCTTTGGTGATGCTGGCCTGGGGGACCTGAATGCTCTCACCTCGGGGAAGCCCACAGCATGAACATCCTCTTAATGCTCGCCGGCTTTTGAAGAACTGATGCTGTTTGTCAAGCCCCGGGGCGGTGTAAGGAGCAGGGCTGGCGGGTCCTGCAGGAGGGGCTGCCGGGCCTCAGTGACAGAACCACGCATACTGCTGGCCTGAACCGTTCCCTAAATGCTCCTCTGTTCACCCGGCAGCTTTCATTAATCTTTCCTTCCTTGTGCAAAGGTTGCCTTCACAGGGGAAGGCATTTACTGACTTTCCCAAGGCAAGAACGATTAGAACAAAGTTATGAGGAATTCGTTCCGCCTCAGATGGAGGCCTGGGTCTTGAGCTATTTTGGCAGGCTGAGAGAACAGTATGTTCCGAACCAAATTATAAGTTTgcaagagttttttaaaaaaaagaaagaaaggaaaagaaaaaaggacaagaaACGCTCCATTCTTCTTTTGTCCTGATTACAGGTGCGGGGCTACTGCAAAATGCCAACATCCAGAGCCAGCTCTGCTCTTCTTCTTTACCTTTATTTCAGACTCTCGGGCCGGCAAGAACCTTAGAACTGGGCTAGCCCTGGGGTGCTGCAGTCCCGAGAGGCGAAGTGAcctattcaaggtcacacagccatttTGGGTGGTGGCAGGCTAGACTGCAGATCTCCTGTCTTCCTGCCCAGGGCTCTTTTCCTTTGCCACTCTGCCCTTTGTCCACATTTCCTTTAAACAGAGATTCCCGGCAGATCCTGAAGACAGTGAGAGAGGCTGATGGGTTCAGACTCGGTTCCCGAAGGGGATTAGCAGAGCCGGTTGGAGGAGCACAGGAAGAATAGAGGGATGGTCAGTCTGGGTTTATTTTTGCCCAGAGTGTCTGCAAATTGTATCTGGGCTTGCTGAGCATAGGCCATTGGCTTCTGCACAGGGAGCAGGATCAGAATGAGCTGGTCTCACTTAATGAAAATTTCAGGATGTCAGACAAAGTGAGTGCTCCACAAGTGGGGGAAAAGGGGAGCAATAGGACAGCTCCCCAGGTCCTTCCCCAAAGAAGGCCGTGTTGATTTCCCTGCACTTGCAGGAGCAGTGAGGCTCTGGGTCTCTGTTTGCCAGCCCGGAGGGGCACTGGTGATGTGCACCTTCAATATCCCAACCCAGAAAGCTCCTAGGGTGGACTGTCCAATTGCAGGCTCTAATTATTACTTTACTGCTCCATTTGTCACAGCTGCTGACTGGGCCTTGGATAGGAAGCAAGGATGCATTCTTTGCACCCCTAGAGTTGATCTGTGCTCAGGAATGTTAGTCTGCTTGACTCCCCAACAAAGTGGGCAAACAGAGTTCTGGGGATAGGGACGAGGGCTAGGAGCCTATGCTCTCCATGCCAGGGCTCGCGCTGCTACCCCTGACATTTAATGCCTCCCAGGGAAAACAATCAAATCCACTGTATATGCACTCGCAGCCTGTGTTTGCCAGCGTGTGCAGGGCTGATGGAGAAGCCTGGCCGCTTCTGTTTCCCATGGCAACAGCTCAGCTCTGCATGAAGGCAGGTAAGTGTGGGCTCAGGCTGGATACACAGACTGTGCAGGTCTGCATGGCTCCTGGCTTGGACCAGgggctcctcctccccatccctggtCCTTTTCTTGCTCCCTCCAACCCAACCACACGAAAACTACTTTAACCCCATGAAAGAGAGATGGGGCCTTGGTGATACTCTCCTGTGGACTCCAGCTGTGGTTCCCCCGCCAGGGGTGTACTTTAGGGATAAAGGCAGGAGAGTGGTAATCACTCTTGGGATACTGATGTTGGTAAAAGCAAGAAGCAGGTTTTCGATCCTGGGGAGACAAGGATGTTGAGTCAGGCAATAGCCCTTCTTGATAATGGaggcaaaataaagagaaatttcagGTTAAAGAGGTCAGGTTAGTCTTTTATGCGCTGCAGGAAGAAGTGATGGCGAGAGTAAGGGAGACGCTCAATCCAGTAGCACAAGAGAAGGGAATAAAATAGAGTTACAGACCTCTGGGCAAATATAAATATTCCCAAGGCATAGAGAAAAACTTTATGTGTGAGACTGAAAACTGGCCTACAGCATGATTTTAAAATGTCCCAGGGGATATCAAGTGAGAAGGTAATTCAGATGAGTGGAGAAGAGAAGGACGAGGTGAGGAGGGAGGcggagcagagagaagagaagaagcaaTGTGCGGGTCCCCCAAAGGCATCCTGACTGCTGGGGGCCGAAGTCAGCCAGCCAGAgtgttgaaaaataatttgagccactttttaaaaaatcaggagaTGTCACCCAAAGAAAtctagatttctggcttctcttgaaaaaaaatcagaaaatttggCAACACTGGGTCTCTATACAGCCTTGAAGACAACCTGCCTGGCTGGGGGCTGCTACTCTTGCAACTTAAACTGGGGGAGAGCCCTAGAGACCCACTGCCCCTCACCCCATGAAGTCTGTGTATCTCTTGATTTCCCTCACTCTTTGTAGTGCTTATCTGGCCACTGTAGGCATTTGAAATGCTGTATGCTGCCTGCCCTGATGTTCCAGCACAGGAAGAGCCCTGACCTTGACCCCCAGCTCTTCAGAGAAGGTGGGGACCAACATTGAATGCACCTCTCATCCCCAGACTCTAGGAGAGAGGGCTCCATTGAGAATGAGGGCCCCAGAGCCTGGACTTCAGACCAAGATGGGCTTGACACCAGGATGGAGATCTAGTCAGCTCTGGAGGGTTTAGTCAGGCTGTGCTGGCAGAGGACATGGAGGACACCAGATACAGAGGACAATGCAAGGAGGGATACTGACATTGTTGGATCCACATTACAGGACGCATGCATGGTTGGGATTCTGGGAATGTATTTCAACTAAATTTAGAAGCTATTCTTTGAACATCATGTTAAAGAGGGTCTGAGAAGCTGCCCATCTTGAACCCTCATGTCACTAAAACATGGTAAgaatcctggctcttccacttattcgctgtgtgagcttgggcaagtcaattaacctctctgagcctcagtttcctcatctaaaaatatagatataatagTAAAGAGCTGCTGTGAGAAATAATGTATATCAGGTGCCATAACAGTGTCCAGGCACTTGGAAACAACTTGATAACTACTATCTATTGTTATTGCTATTTTCCTAAGTCTCAGATAAAGGCACAGGGTATGGTTTTGTCTACTTctctaattttgtattttgtggTACCTGAAGGCAAACTGGGTAGGTGGGAAATTTTAACTCCATTACCCAGGAAGCTTGGTAAGGATTTTAAAATGCGGTTCATGAAAAGTCAGAGATGAGATGTTGATATGATCAGAAATGCGTCATCGAGTGGTGGAAGACTGGGCTCtcactcccagctctgcctccaagGCCAGGATGACCTCGGCGAGTCCCTTAGCCTCTTTTGGATTTTCGTTGCCTCATCTGTAGAAACCAGCTGGCTGGGTGTCAGTCATCTAGAGTTGTGCTGTTCAATACTTAGAcaccagccacatgtgactatttaaatttaaattaattaaaattaaatacagttAAAAATTCAGCTCGTCAGTCTCACTAGCCCTATTTCAATAGCTTCATCATCACATATGTCTAGTGCCTACTGCATCGGACAGCACAGATTGGAACATTGCCATCCTCACAGAAAGTGCTATCAGACGGTGCTGAATTCTAGAGCTTGCTACTCAGTGTCTGGTCCTTAGATGAGCAGCCTCAGCACCACCGGGGAACTTGTTAGGAATGCAAAATCTCAGGTGCCATTCTAGACCTTTTGaatcaaaatgtgtattttaacaagattctcCCAGTGATTACGTACTCAAGTTTAAGAAGCTCTGATCTGTAAGATTCCTTCTAgctctaaaaagaaaatttaagaatctGGGTATCTTTCTGACAAAGTCTTAGAGAAAGAAACAAGCAACTGGCTTGTCCAAATCCTGATTCACTAATTTGCCTAAAAGGAAAGAACTGGGGCTCTCTCAGGAAAGACCAGCAGAAGGACTGTACCTCTGCAGGAGCAAGAAGAAAGAACTCAGCAGAATGTGTAAAACGgcagtgctgggagggtggtACAAGCCGGCTCCTGTCTCCCATCGATTTGGGTCATCCAGTCCTTGCCTAAAGGTCTTCAGGGAAGAGAAGTTCTCAATTTTCAGTGGCAGCAAGATGTGGGTTGCATTTACTGGGCACGTTATCTCCAGGGTGGCTCCCCTCGTTAAACCTCATCAGGCGGGAGCTCAggcaggtcttacactcaagtagAGAAAACGAGGAACAGAGAACAGGAGGAAATCAGGGTCACACTCAACATGACAGGAAGGATAGAACGAACACCAGCCTCTGGGCTCATAGTCCGTGATCCAAATCTCTCCTCTGTGGCTTGAGCTGTGAAATGGGAGAGAATGCATTTAGTCTTCCTGCCGCAGAAAGTTTTGGTGTTTTTTGATGACGTGCTGTTTTCAGCACAAAAACAAGGAGGATAATATTAGATCTGTTGCTTGTTAAGAAAACATGTGCCTCTTACAGGACAAAATTGCAGTCGTATATCTTATTTAATTGAGATTAGATTTTATTGCCGAATGTTACAATTTTAATGTGTTCATAAATTTGTTTCATACGTTTAGAGAAATATCTGTATTAAGGACACACTGTAGAAGGATGAAACAAGACCAGGGAAAAATGAATCCAAAATATGCATTAGTAATTTTTTTAGGAAGTGAGAAAAATGCTGCCTCATAAGGgatactagaaaaaaataaaacagctagCTTTTCTGATTTGTTCTAGAGAGAGCTGATTTGAGACATATCCTTACAGGGTCAACTATTttgatgcagagaaaaaaatgagcagataGAAATGGGTTTGTGATATACAGGTCAGCTCTTAAACAGTCACTGGCAGAAAGTGTAATGTGTTTCCAGCAAAGACAGTGAGCTGAGTGTCCCGTCACATAACCCAGAGTCAGGGAATCTGGGCATGATgcagggggcagggagctggcCCAGAAGCAGAGAGACCTGGTCTGACTCCCACTGTACCATCTACCCTCCATGTGATTGCTGACACATTTCAGCCagtgctctgagcctcagtttccactgtGTGAAATGCGAAGAGCATCTCCAGAGGCTTCAGGGAGGATGTAGAGAGATGCTTTATGTAAAGTGCCTACAACGTAACAGGCCATTAATCCCTATTAGTGAGTCAATTAGTCAAATAATGGTTTGGGGTCAAATCCAAAGCCATGACAAAGAAAGCGAATGGGGCCACACACGGGAGGAGAGGCACCACCTGTGACCTGCTCGGATGCCAGCTGTCCTGCCCCTGCCAGCCTGCTGGCTGCTGGCCGCTCACTGTTTACGTCCCCCCCCGAGACCGTGAGGCAGCTCTGACTCAGGTCAGCAATGCTGAGGAAGGTTCCGGAGCTCAGGGGCCCATCGGTGATTTCTGGGGGTCAGAGCGGAGTGGGAGTAGCAACGTGCTTGGGCACACTGCCAACCTTCAAACCAACCTCCGATTCTGAAAGTAAGCAAGCTGGCAGGCAAAAAAGAGCTATGTCCTTTCCCTGGTTCCCATTCTCATGGCCATTCCAATTCCCTTTCCTCCTGATAGAGTAAGAGCATCCTCTTACTGGGATCTTGAATCTCTGATAAGGCTGGTCCCACATGGTAATGCCCCTTCTTTAACACTTAATTTCTCCCCACATCTCTTTTCTGTGCTGAGCATTTCCAATCAGATTACCTGACAGGAGCTGCAGGCCCTCCGCATTATCACAGGAGGAATTTCCACAGGTTTGTTCCTAACCTATTTCCTCACCTCCTGTCTGCCCTGCACTAACCTTCTTTGGCCTGAACACGGAAAGAGAATGGTTTCCTCACCTCGGGCTGCTCAGTTCACTCCCTCTAGCCAATGCCGGCCCCCTCTCCTACACCACGAGCCTGTGTTCACTGGCTCCAATAGTATTAAGCTACTCTGTAAATCCAGTCCCATCATATTTGATGTGAGAAGGGATTTATTTGAGAGTGTTTAAGAACTAATCGATGTCTATACCATACATATGGTATAAAGCTCATTAGGTATTTTCACGtgaatcaagagaaaaatgtctcaaattgattttatatcatTCCAAATGAACCCAAGACTCTCCGAGTGCATCACAGACCTAAATCTGCATTACTGACAGGGTGGTAGCAGCCCCCTCGCACCTGCATTTTAATTATGCCAGatctgggaaaaaagaaaagataattaactCAGTGACAAATTATTGTTGTTTTCCTTATAAGATTCTCAGGAGAGAACTAGACTCAGAGGGTAAGGGTAGGGGAGTGGGTGATGGTTACAGAGAGAGGTGCAATGACCTCAGTCCAATGCCACAGTTAAGTTTGGATGCCCTTGATACACTTTTTGGTCTGTAAAATTAGAGCATGAGAAAATAGATGCCTATCAAAAAGTGATCTTACATAACGCAGTTTACGGAATTTATAGCCTGTCCACCCATCAGCCTAGGGTTTGTTTCAACTATTAAGACCCATGATACAGCTTTACTGCATTTATCAATTAACAATTACCCCCTAACAAAGCATCACagaattcagtggcttaaaacaaataaatatttatcgttACTAAAGTATCTGTTATCAGCTGGTGGGCTGACTCGGGGCTGGCTGGTCTAGGATGGCCTCcttcgcatgtccggcagttggctGGCTATTGGCCAAGTGGATGGAATTGACTGGTCATGTGCCTTTTGTCACACAGCAGCCCAAGTTGGTGTGATAGGCTGAATAATGCCTCATTCCCtcaagatgtccacgtcctaacacccagaacttgtgaatatgttatcTTACATAGTAAAAGGGACTGTACttatgtgattaagttaaagatcttgaggggctggccccatggtccagcggttaagttcgcgccctccgctgcaggcggcccagtgcttcgtcagttcgaatcctgggcacggacatagcaccgctcatcaaaccacgctgaggcagcgtcccacgtgccacaactagaaggacccacaacggagaatatacaattatgtaccgggggggctttggggagaaaaaggaaaaaaataaaatcttaaaaaaaaaaaaagatcttgagatggggagattatcctggattatctaggtgggcccaaTATAATTCACAGGGGTCCtgataagagggaggcaggaggatcagagtcatagagaagatataaggatggaagcagaggccagagagaaaagaagatgcAATATTGCTAGCTTTGAGATGGAGGAGAgtccatgagccaaggaatataggcagcctctagaagctgggaaagataaggaaatggattctcccctgaaGCCTCCGGAAGGAACAGAGCCCTCTGgacccattttggacttttgACCCcaagaactgtaagagaatacagACGTGTTTCTATGAGCCGCTCAGTGTGTGGTGATTGGCCACAGCAGCAACAGGAGATCAATACACCTGGACTTGCTAAAAAGTTAGTAGTAAGGTTccaagagagaggcaggagtgaGTCAGAGACTCAGGACTGGCCccgtcacttctgccacattctattggccaaagacATCACAAGGCCATCCCGAGTTCAAAGACTGAGAAAGAGACCCCACTTCTTGAAAGATTCTATTTCTCTCACCTCTTAATGGGAGAAGCTATAAAGTCACATTGCAAGAAGGGTGTGGAGACCGAGAAGGGTAAAGAATTATAGCCATTTTTTGCAGCCAATCTATCACCATGCCCTTTCCAAAGTGACAGAGGACATTCAAAAGCAACATCTGACCCTGGTTTCTTCTTCatttccagggacacagggagcaTGGGTGTCTGGACCTCAGGCACTGATATCTTCCTAAGTCTTTGGGGGACCTATGTGTCTCCAAGAAGCCCTGGATGGATGGACTTTATCCAACATTTGGGAGTTTGCTGTTTTGTTGCTCTCATTTCAGTGGGCCTCTTCTCTGTGGCCTTCTACTGGGTTGTGTCCTCGTTCACAGTCTTTGCCACCTCCTGGATGATAACATGTGTGCTGCTGTGCTGCTCCAAGCACGCGCGatgtttccttcttctcttcttcctctcttgcgGCCTGCGTGAGGGCAGGAATGCTTTGATTGCAGCTGGCACAGGGATTGTAATCTTTGGacatgtggaaaatatttttcataactttAAAGGTCTCCTGGACAGTATGACTTGCAACCTCAGGGCAAAGAGTTTTTCCATACATCTGccacttttgaaaaaatacattgaaGCAATTCGGTGGATTTACCGCCTTATCACCCACCCAAGTCTATTTGACGACCTCGTGTCTTGGAACCAGACCCTGGCGGTCTCTCTTTTCAGTCCCAGCCAAGCCCTGGAGGCACAGCTAAATGACACTAAAGTCGAAGTCCTGGGTGTCTTGTACCAGATGGTGACGGCGACAGAGGTGCTCTCCTCCCTGGGACGGCAGCTATTTGCCCTTGCAGGGCTTTTGCTGGTGCTGCTGGGCACTGGCCTCTTCATGAAGCGATTTTTGGATCCTTGTGGTTGGAAGTTTGAAAACTTTTACATCACCAGACAGTTCGTTCAGTTTGATGAAAGGGAGAGGTGTCAACAGAGGCCCTGTGTCCTCCCCCTGaataagaaggaaaggaggaagtatGTTGTGGTCCCGTCTTTCTGGCCGACtcctaaagaaaggaagaagctgGGGCTGTTTTTCCTCCCCATTCTCACCCATCTCTACATCTGGGTGCTGTTTGCAGCCGTAGATTATCTGCTGTATCGGCTCATTTTCTCCGTGAGCAAGCATTTCCAAAGCTTGCCAGGGCTTGAGGTTCACTTGAAACTGCACAGAGAGGTAGGTGCTCCCAGGCCCTTCTCATGATGTAGCCTGCCTATTTGCTGATCTGTTTGCTAAAGATCATGAACTGCCCAAGGCTGGGCAGTATCTTCTTCACCTCTGGACCCCCGGTGCCCGGCACAGTGCCCAGTATGTAGAAGGAGCCCAAGAAGAGTGGGTTAAGTTGAATCGAAGTCCTGACGTCAGAATATGACATCATTCCAAACATCTTTGGTCATTGTGCGAGTCTCCTGTGGCTGcggtaacaaattaccacaaactgagtggcttaaaacgacagaaatttaggggctggtctggtggctcagcggttaagttcgcacgtgctgcttcagtggcttggggttcgccggttcggatcctggctacaggcctacgcactgcttatcaagccacgctgtggcaggcatccctcacataaagtagaggaagaggggcacaggtgttatctcaaggccaatcttcctcagcaaaaagaggaggagtggcggtggatgttagctcagggctaatcttcctcaaaaaaataaaataaaataaataaaacaatagaaatttattcccttGTAGTTCTGGGGACAAGAAGTTCAAAATCAGCACGagtgggctgaaatcaaggtgttgttGGCAGAGCCACCCTCCCTTCaactctaggggagaatccagtCCTCACTTCTTCCCGCTTCTGGCGGCGGCCaggcttccttggcttgtggctgcatccctCCATCTTTGTTTCTGTCTTCACTTTGCCTTCTCCTCAGTCCATGTAAAATCCTTCTTAAAGGATGCATGTGATTGCATTACGGCTCACCAGGATAATCCAGAGTAACTTCtccatctcgagatccttaactgAGCCACAACTGCAAAGcctcttttttccaaataaagtaacGTTTATAAATTTGGAGGGTTAGATCTTATGTCTTTGGGGGGCCGTTTTTCAGTTTCGTACAGTCAGCAAACACTGAAATGTGGGATAGGTGCCTCTGATGTTGAACTCAAAGCTGATTCTCAAGCAGAAGTACCTCGCATGAAACCAAGAGGCCGTATTTACAGCCTGACTTCCTCTCTCCCCTAGACTTGTGCAAGTAAACTTTGAGCACCTTCTCTAAAGGAGAACTTCTTTTATATGCATCCTGAGTCCTCATCAAACGCAAGAGGGCTCCCAATGCATCAGCATAGTGTTTAAGAGGATGGTCATTGAAAAAGGGCTCCTAAATAACCAAATAATATGCTGGTACTAGTACTTGATAACACTCACTAAAAAGTGGAACCAGCTACACTTGGTTTTTTCAGACAATTTAAGTCAGTGGTTTCAACCTTAAGTGTGTGTTATGAATTTCCTGGGGTAGATGCAGAGTCTCAGGCTTCAATTTACAGAGATCTTGTTTCAAACACAAGGGCACTTTTAATAAGCATTCTATGTGCTTTCAGAGTaggtggtccacagaccacactttgagaaactctAGCTCAGGTCCTGGAAAGCAAGGACTTTCTAAACCAGTGGTCCTCGACTGTGGCTGCGCAGTGTCATCTCTGTGGGACTGAACAAGCAAAGTAGCAAACAAATCTGTTGCTTTGTTCTGGCCCCCAGGGTTTCAGATTTAATTGGACTGAGTGAGGCCTGGgtgaaggattttttaaaactccccaaaTAATTCTAATGTGTGGCCAAGATTGAGAACCATTGTTCTGAACCCACCACCCAAAGGATAGAGCGGAAGTTTAACCTTTAAAGGCCATCAGGTGGATCTACGAAAATCTTAATTAGCCAAGACTGTTTGTTTCTCTGAGCTGGTACCTCCTGGGTGTCGGGGAACCTgcctttctctcctccatctccctcctcccagcagccctATCCCAACAGAGAGGACTGTGGGTTTTGTGCCTCCCATCTTTTCTCCTTCCCATTTTTCCCTGTGGAAATTTGTGATTATATGGACATTTCAGGGGATCTAGATATTGTCAgatacttgttttatttttttaaacccaaaGATGGTGAAGCTGAGCCAGGTGggatgtgtgtatgcacatgcatGAACGTGTAGTATATGCGTGGATGTATGTGCCTGTGTgcgcatgtgcatgtgtatgagTGCCATGCATGCTCGGGTGGAGTGCAGTAGCCCAGGCTTGTGAAAACGCCAACAGCTGTTTCCATGGGTTTGATTTTCCCTCCTCTTTATCAACCTACAATAGGCTGTGCTGGCTGCTGGGGAAATCTTAGAGGGGAATGTCAGAAAGGGTGCCTGTAAACCCTCCTTTGGAACCCCACTTCCcgtttctctctttatctctcaaGGCCAGGGATCCTCTGCTGCATCCTCACTTTCCCTCTTCTGTTCTTCTGGCTCAGCAGGTACGTCCAGGGCCCTGCCCCTCTAATCCTGGCTGCTGCTCAGAGTTGATTACTCTGAGCCCTC encodes:
- the DCSTAMP gene encoding dendritic cell-specific transmembrane protein, which encodes MGVWTSGTDIFLSLWGTYVSPRSPGWMDFIQHLGVCCFVALISVGLFSVAFYWVVSSFTVFATSWMITCVLLCCSKHARCFLLLFFLSCGLREGRNALIAAGTGIVIFGHVENIFHNFKGLLDSMTCNLRAKSFSIHLPLLKKYIEAIRWIYRLITHPSLFDDLVSWNQTLAVSLFSPSQALEAQLNDTKVEVLGVLYQMVTATEVLSSLGRQLFALAGLLLVLLGTGLFMKRFLDPCGWKFENFYITRQFVQFDERERCQQRPCVLPLNKKERRKYVVVPSFWPTPKERKKLGLFFLPILTHLYIWVLFAAVDYLLYRLIFSVSKHFQSLPGLEVHLKLHREEQGTQAIIHDSPFNISLFEPSCIPKPKLLLSKTWIPLSIILVILVMLGLLSSILMQLKILVSASFYPSTQRERVQYLHEKILKKRSKQPVGEVKRKLSLYFTKIHFWLPVLKMIRKKQMDLADEDNP